In Caretta caretta isolate rCarCar2 chromosome 18, rCarCar1.hap1, whole genome shotgun sequence, a single genomic region encodes these proteins:
- the LOC142069558 gene encoding chymotrypsin-like elastase family member 2A — MIRILFATLTLATGALSCGNPAYPPLLNRVVGGDDARPFSWPWQVSVTFSANGGWYHNCGGTLIAPNWVLTAAHCISSSQTYLVFLGKFDLNVAEEGSTAISPQKIIVHKGWNEDNVADGNDIALIKLSQSVALSNQIQPACLPPANSLLASGVICYVTGWGRLYTNGPFPNKLQQGPLAVVDYATCSLPSWWGSTVKHTMVCAGGDGVISSCNGDSGGPLNCRGADGKWEVHGIVSFGSALGCNYYRKPSVFTRVSAFNNWIATVMANN, encoded by the exons ATGATCCGTATCCTGTTCGCTACCCTGACGCTGGCCACTGGGG CCCTCAGTTGTGGGAATCCCGCCTACCCACCTCTCTTGAACAGAGTGGTTGGAGGAGACGATGCAAGACCATTCAGCTGGCCCTGGCAG GTCTCCGTGACATTCAGTGCCAATGGTGGCTGGTATCACAACTGTGGGGGAACCCTCATTGCACCCAACTGGGTCCTGACAGCTGCTCATTGCATCAG CTCTTCTCAGACCTATCTAGTGTTTCTTGGCAAATTTGACCTAAATGTTGCTGAAGAAGGATCGACTGCCATCAGTCCACAAAAAATCATTGTCCATAAAGGCTGGAACGAAGACAATGTCGCAGACGG CAACGACATCGCTTTGATCAAACTCTCCCAGAGCGTTGCTCTGAGCAATCAAATCCAGCCGGCCTGCCTCCCTCCGGCAAACAGTCTCCTGGCCTCTGGCGTCATCTGCTACGTAACTGGATGGGGAAGGCTGTACA CAAATGGTCCTTTCCCaaataaattgcagcaagggccatTGGCTGTGGTGGATTACGCCACCTGTTCCCTGCCTAGCTGGTGGGGTAGCACAGTGAAACACACCATGGTCTGTGCAGGCGGCGACGGAGTGATCTCCAGCTGCAAC GGGGACTCTGGTGGCCCACTGAACTGCAGAGGTGCTGACGGCAAGTGGGAAGTTCATGGCATAGTCAGCTTTGGCTCCGCACTAGGCTGTAATTATTACCGCAAACCCTCCGTCTTCACTCGGGTCTCGGCTTTCAACAACTGGATCGCTACG GTTATGGCAAACAACTAA